In the genome of Neofelis nebulosa isolate mNeoNeb1 chromosome 6, mNeoNeb1.pri, whole genome shotgun sequence, one region contains:
- the LOC131513542 gene encoding FGGY carbohydrate kinase domain-containing protein-like — MTGMPVVLSQEVESVLVGAVILGAGASGDFTSVPEAMARMRKVGKVVFPRLEDKRYYDKKYEVFLKLVEHRKEHAANRARRLNRSCRGQRQKVRGHSIRDLCLLILYSRPFRYHSITSVSSFNKDNRDVCKR, encoded by the coding sequence ATGACAGGCATGCCTGTGGTCCTGTCGCAAGAAGTGGAGTCTGTTCTTGTGGGCGCCGTCATTCTGGGTGCCGGTGCCTCTGGGGATTTCACTTCTGTACCGGAGGCAATGGCTAGAATGCGCAAAGTTGGGAAAGTCGTGTTTCCTAGACTGGAGGATAAAAGATACTATGACAAGAAATATGAAGTATTCCTGAAGCTGGTTGAGCACCGGAAGGAACATGCAGCAAATCGTGCAAGGAGACTTAACAGATCCTGCAGGGGCCAGCGCCAGAAGGTTCGGGGACATTCCATTAGGGACCTCTGTCTTCTTATCTTATATTCAAGACCCTTTAGGTATCACTCTATCACTTCTGTATCATCTTTTAATAAAGACAACCGAGATGTGtgcaaaagataa